A genomic window from Lotus japonicus ecotype B-129 chromosome 1, LjGifu_v1.2 includes:
- the LOC130730703 gene encoding uncharacterized protein LOC130730703, whose product METTATTTTTITTTTTTTDAKVQHVTKKSSDELLRKFAEADSDGSGQKKDLLRVAKRQKKMKRDHQCDNSSSTAVVERRSLLPPVVTRRSVLLRQLRARDVRNRSSLLGTIHKTWRRTVEGASRVFMEKHYHRHKRLINDLV is encoded by the exons ATGGAAACTactgccactaccaccaccaccatcaccaccaccactactactACTGATGCCAAGGTTCAACATGTTACCAAGAAATCTTCAGATGAGCTTCTGAGGAAGTTTGCTGAAGCTGATTCTGATGGGTCTGGACAAAAGAAAGACCTTCTGCGTGTTGCCAAAaggcagaagaagatgaagagggaCCATCAATGTGACAACAGCAGCAGCACTGCTGTCGTGGAACGGAGGTCGCTTCTGCCGCCGGTGGTGACACGGAGGTCGGTGTTGCTCCGGCAGCTCAGAGCAAGAGATGTCAGGAACAGGTCATCACTCTTGGGAACCATTCACAAG ACATGGCGTAGAACTGTGGAAGGGGCATCCAGAGTGTTCATGGAAAAGCATTATCATCGCCACAAGCGTTTGATCAATGATTTAGTTTAG